The DNA region CTCCCGCAATGCGACCAGTCGCACAAGAGGTCTGAACATGGCACCCCTCGCGCCGCAAAGGAGGCAAATCGCGGCTCTCGACATCACGggcagagagagaaaagaaaaagctatcAGGTTCGGGTGACGGATTTGTGCGGTCCACTGGATTGTCGCTTGGACCCCTTGGCAGGCAGGAACCCCGGCCAAGCAGACCAGCCAAGCACCCAAGACCGGCACCCAAGATGCCTGAGTCGTGCAGCTGACAGAATCCCCAGACTGCCAACTCAGGTGCTCCTCATCAGCCTGATTTGTCCTACGCATATCTAAGAAACCAACATCTCATCCatcccccaaaaacaacctcATCTCCCCAAAACCAATGCAAAAAGGGCCGCCCGACAGACGATGAACCCCCCATGCCACTTGGTTCACCGGGCCCATTCCTGACTCGGCAGTTGGCTAGGAACCTGGATGAACCAATAGGATCAATACAAAGACCGAGAGCTTGGCGATAGCAATCcattctccttccccttccgtCAAACAGCGGACAAGCACACCCAATAATAAAAGAACAGGTAATCCTCAATGATTTGTTGTGTCTTGTCTTGCCTTGCCTATTGCTGATTGATGACTATTCTTTGCGGACGCGGCTGAATTACTATAGATTCACCACCTTCATTCATCAGGACCCTTGCGGCCAGTTGTTcgttcctctccctctcgcCTCGTCCCGTCCTCGTCTTGAATTGCCAATGAGGCAGTTCGGTAACCaggacaaaaaaagaaaggaataaGGAACCAAAAGTTCTCGAAATTCCATGGATGGCTTCTTCACGTGATGCGATACGCCGCCATCTCAACTTCCTATCCACGGGAGGGGTGAACAGCGCAAACTTGCATATGAACATACATAGGCAGAAGACGCTTGAATCAAAACGGGTTTGCGATACGGAGGCTGGGCAGGTATTACGGAAACTGTTGTGAATGCCATCACATCACGGGTTATAGCACGCAGCCTGGGCGATCAGACCGGATGTTCCTTCTTGATGCAAAAAGATACTGAGATATGGGTGTAGTTGTCATCCCAAGTCAGGAAAGCGCACTGCATTTTTGTGTTTTAAAAATTCCGAACCGTTTTCGCATATCTTGATCTTCGAGCAGCAGAAGAAACGACGCCATCTTTGGGGTCGGTTGAAATCAGCCCACCGGCCCGAAAGGTGGAGACCATCTCTTATCTTTGCGTCATTTGACACATTTATTATTACCAGTGACATCTTGCTGGATGTCTGGGGTTTTCTTAGTGTATGCCATCGACAAAAAGGGAGGATGATCAGCGCACGGGGTAcggtgtgtgttgttgtttgacGACGTCAATATCACGGTACTATCCGTGTTGacatgttttttttttttccattACGCGTACATAAACGCTACacttggtggggaggggggcgaaTTCCCGGACGTACAGTACGTTTTTCTGTTTGTGTCTAGAACttcccctcttttttttgaTCAAATCAAGGAGCGCGAAGGGCTTCTAGAAGGAAGCTAATCAACGCTGTGCAGCGGTCTGCTTTTCCGAACCAAGCATGGTGCAGTGTCGATCATCAGAGGCTTGCAGCCAGCAGCTTTCGAAGGGATAGATGCTGTGATGGCATCGAACAATGGATGGGCAGATCCCCTATCGAGAGTTCAATTGGGGTATCTGCATCGAACTTTCCACAGATTCCTTTCTTTTGGATCTTGGAGGACtttggttggctggctgagGGCGGGAAGGTTGGAGTGAGTGTCTTGTATTTGCTGTACATTGGACACCATCGAATGCGGGCTTGCGGCAGGGCCATGTTGTTTGTCAGCTCACTTTTCCTCAGAAgaagcttttcttctttttctttattacACTTTGGGTTTTTCCTAGATTGCGATGCGTTACGCACTTTGCAACGCGACGCAGGTTGAATATGTTTCAAGATGCCACCATCCGCATCAGGCAAGGGTGGAACAAGACCGGCCGTTTAGATTAATTCCAGAAGGTTTCTCCTTTTGGTGTCGGCCTCATTTGTGTTTGTTTGGTGCCTGTGTGTCTGTGCTTGTGTGCCAGTGCGtgcatgtgtgtgtgtgtgtgtgtgcctaTTCATCAATTTCAGTGGATGGAAAGCTGCAGACGGACCTAAATGCATGAGCCATGCAGGTGCCGCAAGCCACATTTTCTGTTCGATGGTGAATGTGTGTATGTGGCCGTTGCTGGCCAGTCATTGGGTTGTGGTGACGGCGAGGCCGTGATGGGAAGTCACGACCAAAGTTGAGTTGTGCCTGCCTTAatccaacccacccacctgCCACTTCTGCCTATCCTATCAAAAAAGGAGGGGGCTTTTCCAAACGTATGATTTGTTTGGGGGGACCGGGCACTTTCCATCTTTTTCACCAGAAAGCTGAGCAATCATTCTATTTCAGCTCTCGCCCCGTTACGCATGCTCATACATATCACTATTTACACGTATTATTCCCTATTATGCCCGCACCTGATGTCTCTTGCCCCTCAAAGAAAGGAAGGTGACGAGTCAACCGCCCAAATTTTCTTCATAATGACGAGCTTACCAGGATGCTATCCGATGTCCTATACCTTTGACCATCCGACACCGCTCATCCGCTCCGGTCATCGTCGGTGAGAGAGTCATCAGGTGAGCGAGAGTCCGATATCGTGGTTCACCTTGGAAAAATCGGGACGAAaattcatcaccaacctcataCCCCACCAATGCCAAGACATTCCAAAAGTTCGGGTTGGGATTGCGGCTGGGGAAAGGAagatcatcaccctcttTTCACCTTTCTTGCATCTTTCCATATTCTCCGATCCAAGCCACCACCCTCTGAACGTGGCATGAATTTGATCAAAAGATGGAATTTCGAATGCTTGATTTCCAAGGCATGGGAATGCTACGTTAtcatctttttcttttttaccCCTTCTGCTGCTGGAAAAAGCTGACCGGGGTTTGGTGGAGAGTCTATCCACTTTTTGCCAGGGTTCTCCGGGGCTCAACCGGCGAGGCTGTCAGGTTTCCGTTGACGAAATGAGGAGCTGAAAAGCAAGAGGAGTCCCCTTCCACTTCCGAGGCCGATGATTGCCTTGAAGATCCGAAAGGGTGTTTCCCTTGGCCTGGGGTCACCGCCGCTATTGCCGCCTTTTCTTCACCTACCTTTGCCTTGCCTCGTGCGCTCGCCGACGGGATTTTCACTACTACGTGGtatttttctctttttagCAAGtgcgaagaaggagaaacTCTCGCTCTCTCgccgttttttttttgttgtgtCAGTCAGATCCGACGGTCACGAGCTTGTTGGTGGCTTGTGGGAAGgattttcttcttctggagTTGCTGGGGTTTCAGCGAGACGGAGGAtttgttcttttttccaCGGTGGCGAGGCAAGTCGTGCTGAGCCGTTGGCTGACGTTACCGATACCAAGAGCCTCGGGACAGGCCGAGGAGATTTGCGGCGATCCCGcgttgggtttttttttgggccCCTGTTGGCTTCGGTGGTAACCTACTTTTTCTATTTCCGATTTCTAATTCTCgatctcttctttttttgggcACGCTAATACACTAACCTACGTGCCTACATGCCGAGTTGTTTGGaagtcttcttctttgagAAACGGATGATGTGTTTTTCGATAGCACGTTAAGGCATCCACTATGAGCCCCAGCCTTTTGGCTTTTACCCGGCTGCCGAAGCGCTATCGTTCGCTTGGGACGTTGGAAGCTGTCGAAGAAGGAAACggccttttcccttttttgcCTTGCGCCTGGTGGCGGTTACATGTCCCTTTTCAGCTGGGCCAAGCCTTGTGAGGCTCTCCAGCACGTGGGGACTGGCTGTGGATTATTGGAGCCGTTGTTGGGGCCGCTGTTGGAGCACAGTTGGAGCATCACTGGAACCACTGGGGGTCGCTGCTGGAGCCATCGCTGGAGCCGCTGGAGCTTGTTGCACAAAAGTTCTGTCCACGTCTGTCTTGTGGATGGCGGGGTCACAGCGCAAACGTTCGGCAATCATCAGTGACCACACCGACGAGAAGCAGAAACCCACCGTCGACGAGTGTTTTCAGTGGGTTTCAGTTGGCCTAGAAGGCTCGGCATCCGGGCGGGGGGGAGCCAGttctccatcaccatcccctctCTTGAATTCGAATTTGAACATGTTTTTTATGTTTACCTGGAGACAAGTGGATGTAGCAAGCACCAACAGACTTTGAATTTCTCGGAACCTTTGACCGCGAACCGCCGTCCTCGGCAATTCTGCCCAATGGTCCTTTGGTAGTAGGGGAAAAGGGCCGTTTGCAAATGCCTGTCTCGAACCATATTCAAGTCAAAAAATTACTCCTGTCTCGGAGCAGAGACTTTTCGCACACACAAATAGAAAAACAGAAAGCAAAGAGATTCTGGTGGAGTTTTTGTCGAGCTGCAATGCTTCGCCCGGAAATCAGGTGTCTCAAGCGATCTGCGTGCTTTTTGGCTCTGTCTTTGGATGTGATCCAGAATGGTCTCTTATATAATGCGCACCAGGTAtaggggggaaaggggaagggtaTCATCCGCCATCATCCGCCATCATCCGCCATCATCCGCGGGCTGGGCTATTATGACTGGCGCTATCCACTTTATGGGCCGCTCGCTGCTGGTTTGTCTTTGTTTTCAATCTACGTGTTGTATCAAAACCCCGCgaggggtggtgctggtggttgaggagccGAGAAAGTTTACCAGCTTCCTGATTAGGAAGGGGGGATCCGGGGGGTAGGGGGGTTGCGCGGGGGGTTCGATTCGCCCTTTCGGAGTTTCccagagagaagaaaagaagggaagGAAAAACAGGCGAACCGGAGGTGATCCGGAGGGCAATGGAGTTACGAGCGAGGCGGGGTGATTTCTTCTCTCGGTTGACCGTCTCCGGTTCGGAGTTTGGGAAatgggggtttggggtgttgctgaggatgacgatggcgGTGATATCACTTTGCACGTGCTGTCTTGTCTGATGTGACACGGGGCAGTGATTTGCAAAGTTGCATCTTTCTCAACGGTTGCTCTGGATGATGCCGAACCATGGttgagagcgaagaagaggctTGGAAGAATGGGAAAAATAGATGGACGGCCGGTTGTGAGTGTGTGAGAACCTGCCCTTTTGGCGGGTTGATCTGCGGTTTGTTGGTATATGCAAGTGCCTATCATTCACATCGTAATTGTCAAAGGATGACACGTgctcgccatcatcgtctctAATCACCGATCACCGATGGCAGGGCGGGCGGGGGGCAACAGCAGATCAAGATGGCATCATCATGcgtttattttatttttccTTGCCGCGATATTGTTCGCTTTCGATGGAGggctggaagaggaagggggatggCCGAGTAGCATCCCGTTGCTCGCCACGGTTGAACCCCTTTCGCATGTCGATGTTTCGGTGGTAGTGGTTGGCATGGTCCCAAGCGTAGGTGAGCAAGATGTTTCAACTCGGCaatgtttgatgatgaaccTCTCCTATCGTGTAGGTATGTGGTCCATGCTCGATCCAGTGATGGGAGACGAGACAGAGAACGTGGGATTACTATATTGTGAAGAGAGAGCGATGATGAGGCCAAGCTATTCCTACAACACTAGTAGACTGCCGCAAAAGGAGGGTATATATGGGTACGGGTTTTGTTgttctctccctctccccgtACCAACATCTCGCTAGCCCCATGGTGGTGATACATCGGAGACGGGATTCACAAGTTTCGGCAATTGAAACGCTCGAGCAACAAGGGCGCAGATGAACTTTTTGCTGCCCCATATGTAAAAGTCAGATTCTgtcactttttttttcggtttCGTGAGACCGGACCCGGGggttgcttgcttgctgccACGGCGGAGGGGTGTTTCcaggttgggaaggaggTTAAGGGCCGTACTGGCCGTGTTTGGACCGGTAGATGAACACGTGCTTTTTTGGATGAAGGGGGGTATGGGGGAACTGATAGGAGGAATGTTGGGAAACATGGCTATTGGTTAGGAGGTTAGGGGGGCGAACGGCGTGCGATGTGCAGTGGGTGATAGGTgcggatgggaggagggagttggtTGGATGAATGGGAGACAACAAGGCAGGGAGAGATCATCGTTTGGGGGACTGTTTTGGGGTggaaaggggagagggatgcatgatggtggtggtgagggtgacaGTCGTGATGGTGGCTGCCGCGTGGTTGTGTTCGATCTTCTTCGGTTTGGGGGGGTCTTTTGCGGGGCAACAGAAAGGATGATAAGGGGCCGGGGATGTCGATCTTGGATGTGATTATGTCTGTGAGGTGGTAGATGTGATAGTATCTGCTtctgggggagggtggcATATGCGGAGGGAACATATGAGGTAGGTTTTGCGATTGTGTGCATGATCAGTGATGGGGTGCGTATGACCGAGGTTTCTTCGATCGCCTTGAAAAGAAATGAGCAGATTGCCTAGGTTGGGAGGTAAGCATCTTGAACAGTGTGGGTTAACGGGTGTTGAGCATGTTACCAAAGACAGTGGGTAAGCACCCTTGATGaacttttcttttgctcggATTATTGTTGTCTGGTAGGATCGAGATCGTAACGGTTTGGTGGGCGGTTGCTCTTGTTGTATGGAGCCATTGAGGACCTTGATAGGTAGACAATTACAAGGGGGTGTTTGCTTGGAATTTCTCTTGGCTTGTGTTTTTTGGGAAGGTTGAACAGGaagtgaggaggaaggaagcAGCGGGCATATTGCCTTATCTTGACATTGTTCGTTACGAGTCCAACTCATATGATCCTTTGTTCGCATCGGTCTTTTAGTTGGTAGGTGAGCCAGTTTTGCAATGGAGCcagatggagaagatgagCAAAAAAGGTGGATAACTTGAGACGTGTCCGTGTAACATCTTGCATTGCAGGCGGGACTGGATCCGAGTGAGAAGAGCAAGATTCTTTGACTAGAAGGGGGTTACGACTGCGACGACAGTGACGGGGCAATAAGCGGAGATGGGGAGCGGGATGAGATTGGGGCGAGTGTGGGATCAGTGGTCGGTGATTATATGCCTGCCAGACCAGTTGCCACAGGATGGGAGATGGATGACATGTGTTGGTGCTGTCGTTATGCAAGACGCCTGCAAGTCGCCGTGGGATGGCTGGATGGGAAGGCGTTGGGAGGGCCCTTTGTGAGACATGTGGCTGCTACTCATGGCTTGGAGTCCGTCTTTGGCTGTCATTATTGGGTATTTGGCTGGCTGTGACATGATCAGGAAAAGGGCAAAGGGGGTTTCTGGAAGGTGAGGTGTCGAGATGCTATGAGTTGAAGAGAACGGGCATTTGTGGTATGTTTCTAAGGAATATGAAGATACGTGGGCAGTAGGGGACTACGGATTATCTGAAACTCGTGGGACAGGCTCAACTTGGTAGTGGTAGGTTATACTCTATGGCCATCAGAACGTGAAGATGTAGCAGATAGGTCTTTGCCAAGGAATCTTCCGGCCCTCTCTTGAGACTGCCTACATAGGTACTAAGGTAGTCGGTGTCGAATCTACCAGTCTTCTTTTGCAGGCCACTTGGTTTCCATTCCTAACTTTTAACCGAGAGAATCAACATCAAAATTTCACCCATCTTATGTTACCTACCTATCCAATTGCTCAATATACAGAATCTTTCTATCCTTCAGGCATTTTCGAATTGTGAAAGAGGCGCGTGGTGTATGATATAATTTACATCGGAACTTATTACTTAGGTATCGGGAGTCTAAAACATGGTCCAGTTATAGAGAAGGTAGACATCACTGTTCTGAGCTCCTCGGTTATGGATTAGACCTTTTATGTGCTTATAGTAAATCGATCAGATAGGTATGTCATCAGTTAAGGAACAGAAACGAGGTgaataaactaaaaaaaaaaaaaaggaatttGCTAGACTAGGATATAGCAGCTTATCTATCCCCTCTTACTAACCTTCACAGAccctctttctcttttcgaCCTCCAGGGACTACAATAACACCATTCTCTGTGTTGTTATTTCTTTCCACTCCCTTCTCACAATCTAGCCCCAAACGAATAAAGCTTGGATTCCCCCGATAATTCCGCACTTTTGTCTCTTCCACTACCTACTGCCTGCCTTTCATCACCCAACATATCCCACTCTACCCATGTCACGAAGAAGACGGAGTAGTCAGTATACTACCCATACttaccaacatcaccacccaagtACACAGCCCCGCCATAAAACTCAGAGAAGAACCCATATCCGTAATCTTGTAAGATATATTCTCTAAATTCTAACCTCCACTCCCTCTATAcccttctcccacctctATATATCCCTGTCCCATCCCTAAAAcaccaaatccccctcccaccccaaccctctccctctaccCCTACCCCTTTCCACTcccttcaaccacctccccgcctcctccctaacgctcctttccaccaccccctccaccaacggaacaaacccaacccccttcctctcctgcgGTTTATTCCCCTGCTGCGTCCCCTGCGCAGAAGTAAATCCACTATTCCCCCCCAGCGTCCTCCCCAACGCAGTaccacccaaccccgccatcttcacctccacAAACCCCTCCTCGACCACCACCCAGTCCCTTCTCACGTCGTTGACGATCTGCTTGCTGAACATCCCTACCCTCGGGTTACCCCCAACTGTCAAGGACGACACCGATGTTGAGCCCATCGGGGAAGTGGTCATGGAGGTAAGGGTTGTTAATGTttcatccagctcctccatcacctcccccaactcgTCAGCTGACGAGTTGGGGGAGTTGTACAAGTAACAAATCAGGCTAGGTTTGAACATATTAGCCAGCCTGAGCAGCACAGCCAAAACATGCCGCTGGTCAAGTCTTGTCTGGCTAGATAACGACTTGACAATCTTCACCAACGATCCCAAAAGTGTGATCGCGTGAGAAATATCCTCATCACCCGTAAGCTCCCTCGCGCAACCGGGCCCCTCTGGCGAAAGGATACCCCCCAGCGCAGTGACATAAACCTCAAGCAAAACCCAACTGTTGCCCTCCTGACAAGCAGCCTGCACAATAGCCGGTAGCATAAACTCCAGCATAAACGACCGAACATGCCCATTCTCAGTCATTGCCCTGGCGAGAATCGTCGTCTCCGACTCAAGCCTGTTATTCCCAATGGCAACCTTGAAATTATTCCACAGGTAATGAAACAGCTGCGGCACCGCAGTCGAATCCTTCTCTCCTAGCCGCACACCATAAGCAATGATACCGGCGGTGTGCAACTGGGGATCCTGCAAGCCAGGCGAGTAATCCAGACTTGGCTGAGTAAAAAATTGATCCGGGGGGCAGATCCCCACGCCGTGGGATTTGATCAGAGAGATCACCTGTCGAACAAAAGAGATGTACCGTTCGTGTTCttgctggttgttgttgttgttgttgttgttgtctaGACGGAGAAAGGCGAGGTCTTCCTTGATTTTTTGCATAGCCAACTGGAGGATTTTGGAGAACTCCTCGCGATGttctttggctttttggaGCCCTGCTTCTCGGAGGGTCTTGCGCATGTAGTGGATTGCAGCGGCAAAGTAACCTAGGTTGGCGTTGTAGTTTGGCGAGGAACCGACCGAGACGGCAATCCGttcgaggaaggggaagccCCGGGTCTTGAGGACCTCGGCGAGGTAGTTCTCGTAGCAGAGGAACCTGTGGGGTTTGAGAACTGAGAGAACCCATAACCCTAGCATGCTGAGGCCGAGGTCCTTAAAGTCAAAGATGGAGTTTTTGAGCAGGGTGGCGATGAACAGGGGCAGGTACTTTCTGTCCTGGGTGTTCAACCTCTTGGGCAGATCGGAAAACATCGAGTGTTTCCCAGGGATGAAGTAAGCCGAAAGGGGCGTGACCCGGTTGTTGACGAGCCGGGAAGCAACCCTTGCCCCTACGGTCACGACCTTTTCTACGCAGGCTGCCTGTTTTGTTTGTCTCCCAAAAGACTTTGGTTGAGGGAGGCCCATGACGGTGCGGGTCATCCAGAAGAAGTCTCTTGTCAAGTTCTCGTTGATCCACAACACAGCCTCCTCGACGTGACCACTGTCTGCGTTCTCTGCTTCCATAAAGTCGCTCGAGTAGTGCTCCTCGGACGCCTCATCAATACGGCCCATGAAGTGGTCGAGGGTGTCGATAGCCACACGCAGAATGCCCCAGTCAACGCCAGGAGACTGGAAGTCGAGGCTCGTGAATGTTTTTTGTAATTGCGCTGGATAAAACTGTCAGTCAAGACCTCAAAGAAGCCACCAAGCAAACCAACTTACGTGTATTCAACCCGTAAATCGCTGCCTCCAGCGAAGGAGCCCGCTGCAAAACATCCAACGAGGCTTTGAGACAAACAAACAGCACATCCAACGCCGTAGTCTTATTCTTGGCAATCATCtcatccttcatctccttTGTAATACCTGCCATCATCTCGCTCGACAGGTCACGGAATTGCTGCTCAATATCCGAGGCCGCCGACAGGTACTGGTCCAGGATTTGGTTGAACACGTTGTTCCGCCACGACCTGAACGGCTCAAATGCTGCACGGCCTTCATTCTTGGCTATCACGAACCGAGCAAGCTGGTTCCAGGCCCGAACATTAATCAAGCAAGCCTCCTTGTGAGCGCTTGCTGGAGTGACCAGCTTCTCGATAAGATGGACACCCGGCCGTAGATCTGGCGGGGCAATCCAGAACAGGGTGCAGAGGAGATCGTGATGGTTGCGGAGGGCGGCGAGATCATGCTGGTGAATTGTGCATTCCTTGAGGTACTGTCGGTTATGGTTCGGCAGTGTCCTGGCCACAAGATTCCTAATATCGTTTGTCCGTTCAAGTTGCTTGAGCCTCTGAATAGCCAAGGCCAGCAGCTTGATGAAGATGTGAAAACACCGGTCTTCTGGCTCTATCATGAGTGAAGGACTGCAATCAAGCTCCTCCAAAAACTGTGGAGACTTGTACACCTCCTCGTTCCTGAGGTTCTCCAAATTTTGCGAACCGAAAAAGTCGAAGATTGTGCCAATGATAGTAGTACACTTCCGCCAACCCCATTGCTGAACGAGGAAGTGACATCTGGCCACAAGAGCGCGGCAGTACTCGTTGAAGCTGGGTGGCTGTCGAGGGTTCGACTTGTACAGCCCAAAGACGCGGTCCATGAGCTTGCGAGGCAGTAGCCAACCCTCGATAGGGGCTGTCTTTCTCATGCCAGAAATGAGAATACCGGAATCGTCAATCTCAGTCAGCGGCAGCAAGGTAAACATGTCCTGCCAAAGGGTCTCAAAGGCTTGCGCATCCTGACCGGAAGCCGCCCCATTGCTGAGCTGGGCAGCGTGGACAATATCCCAGAAACCACTTCTTGGAATATTGGCGTTCTCCAGCActctcatcaacaccacccaacaaTGGACGAGGACACGGTCCGATCGGACACCGCGTTCCCTGAATGAAAGACGCTGCAAGTCACCATATAGGTCCCGCAAGTCTTCTAACCCAAGGTTCAAAAGACGCGTCACAGTGGCCGAAGCCAACTTCTTGAGCAGATCCTCAACTTTCATAGCCTGCATCAAGTTGACACCCGCCCGGGATATCGAGCGCACCGCGAGCAATGCCACACAAAAGCGAGATGCAACCTCTACGCTATCGATCTTGTTTCGGCCAGGGACATCGCCCAAGTTGACAGACCCCCACCGAGTGACGAAGCTGCTGAATACTTCCAGACATCTCGACACAAAAGCCTTTTCTCGAAGCTCATCGTCAATGCTCATCGACTCCAAGATGTACCTGACAATGAAATCAGCCGCCTCAACTGGCTTCTGCCCGTCCAAAACAGCTTCCGCTGGGTCAGCTGCCAGTTGGTCAGAAACCCAATCGGCCAATATTCCGAGTTCCGACGAGGTCTGATCGTTCCAGATGCTCCACCTGAGCGTCTGCTGGTCAAAAACGAAACAGGTGGAGGCCTTTTGGTGGCGGATTCTCTCGGCTAGTGAAGGCTCGACTGCTTTTCGGACAAATCCACGGCCGAGGAGTGTGCTCTCATGGAAGAACACACCCATGTCAAGCGGGAAGATGTCAAAGTGCTGGGTATAATGACTGCCATATGGACCCAACCCCTGAAGCTTGTTCGCCGCCTGATcaatctgctgctgctgctgctgttgctgttcaACAACGGCGAAAGCAACAGGTAAAGGATCATTTGCAAGGGTATATTGGGGAGCTTCTGTATCGATTTGTTGCGGCCGTTGCCTTTTCCGATACCTCGACTTTGAGCTCTTTTTAGGCGTTCTTGCTGATCCAGGAGCAGGGTCGGGAACAGTTGTCTCATCTTCACTTTGATGGGCCAGCTCTTGAAGTGTGAAATCCGCACCCAAGGCCCG from Podospora pseudopauciseta strain CBS 411.78 chromosome 6, whole genome shotgun sequence includes:
- a CDS encoding hypothetical protein (EggNog:ENOG503NY8B; COG:S), whose product is MRNWRELGEVPDSDDDNFDDDDYSDLEIPDLDLGTSTSTDIPADAAATTAVATTTVEQRAAQPQKNGDIWDFPGSSPAPASSFVFQTQKLSSPIAKPAPKPKPKIPILLPTAPNDGTYRRLEPEHSHESTEATTNQQEFLEDEISTGYVRVITSSSLSPLSSPPSILSRTPTPPGSPLRSHAARSSPQNREIPADDGDELAQRTAVRLERSLRPRKPIQQHPYMIENVRYTSFMKSHGVKPIRVEQASQSARRAADEDDSQEQEYQAEEDSQEASGRGLLQDIEESGPLLFDNDHDELALSPSTSKPSPAHHLRTSSQQTPGTQTDATSLSNDDEFPPLDRLQPGPRKRGRPRKLKRQLSGQLSARKRLRTVLDSSPGSSPQRRVVPPIILPPVVYDVSSSPPDINNRSRTRTQTPGSPIMINEDDEGEGSDAESVRSQHSSDSDSDVIRQTSKRIRGVLPASWLRLNQANNQQKPARQARRSPEPLVEQPFRKGVALPKPSTQSRPPVSTQFPLFDDSDDSDSPPAQRPTLTTERSLSDTENVLIIEDDAGSVIEEDFVDWMLPGNKRRSGSFNTSKRAKKQKSTTGKSVFKGLSGQHMRQPKITQALGPSRSSPSTYSKKASAKRRREGNATSAKHSTRKRAATPPLLSILDVLEPDAPKFIKIAARTVRKRPDLGKDSPTQKSIRLANRRDNVDALSTLQDWKSGKTKPRVTAPVVSRAPRPKPRPALREISKKPTPKRPPASGTPVSRKLIRQSGFDSFVTVESIPAPRELARTPSISRPKPPPRKNVPDREPQFRPAQFEEDEDEDKRQRLAARKRKLDAYYRRAGAMLNLPATDGLGRALGADFTLQELAHQSEDETTVPDPAPGSARTPKKSSKSRYRKRQRPQQIDTEAPQYTLANDPLPVAFAVVEQQQQQQQQIDQAANKLQGLGPYGSHYTQHFDIFPLDMGVFFHESTLLGRGFVRKAVEPSLAERIRHQKASTCFVFDQQTLRWSIWNDQTSSELGILADWVSDQLAADPAEAVLDGQKPVEAADFIVRYILESMSIDDELREKAFVSRCLEVFSSFVTRWGSVNLGDVPGRNKIDSVEVASRFCVALLAVRSISRAGVNLMQAMKVEDLLKKLASATVTRLLNLGLEDLRDLYGDLQRLSFRERGVRSDRVLVHCWVVLMRVLENANIPRSGFWDIVHAAQLSNGAASGQDAQAFETLWQDMFTLLPLTEIDDSGILISGMRKTAPIEGWLLPRKLMDRVFGLYKSNPRQPPSFNEYCRALVARCHFLVQQWGWRKCTTIIGTIFDFFGSQNLENLRNEEVYKSPQFLEELDCSPSLMIEPEDRCFHIFIKLLALAIQRLKQLERTNDIRNLVARTLPNHNRQYLKECTIHQHDLAALRNHHDLLCTLFWIAPPDLRPGVHLIEKLVTPASAHKEACLINVRAWNQLARFVIAKNEGRAAFEPFRSWRNNVFNQILDQYLSAASDIEQQFRDLSSEMMAGITKEMKDEMIAKNKTTALDVLFVCLKASLDVLQRAPSLEAAIYGLNTPQLQKTFTSLDFQSPGVDWGILRVAIDTLDHFMGRIDEASEEHYSSDFMEAENADSGHVEEAVLWINENLTRDFFWMTRTVMGLPQPKSFGRQTKQAACVEKVVTVGARVASRLVNNRVTPLSAYFIPGKHSMFSDLPKRLNTQDRKYLPLFIATLLKNSIFDFKDLGLSMLGLWVLSVLKPHRFLCYENYLAEVLKTRGFPFLERIAVSVGSSPNYNANLGYFAAAIHYMRKTLREAGLQKAKEHREEFSKILQLAMQKIKEDLAFLRLDNNNNNNNNQQEHERYISFVRQVISLIKSHGVGICPPDQFFTQPSLDYSPGLQDPQLHTAGIIAYGVRLGEKDSTAVPQLFHYLWNNFKVAIGNNRLESETTILARAMTENGHVRSFMLEFMLPAIVQAACQEGNSWVLLEVYVTALGGILSPEGPGCARELTGDEDISHAITLLGSLVKIVKSLSSQTRLDQRHVLAVLLRLANMFKPSLICYLYNSPNSSADELGEVMEELDETLTTLTSMTTSPMGSTSVSSLTVGGNPRVGMFSKQIVNDVRRDWVVVEEGFVEVKMAGLGGTALGRTLGGNSGFTSAQGTQQGNKPQERKGVGFVPLVEGVVERSVREEAGRWLKGVERGRGRGRGLGWEGDLVF